The following DNA comes from Paracoccus methylovorus.
GCGGCGCTGCTCACGGCGCTGCCTGCGCTGTTTCTGATCGCGCTTTGGCGCTTTTTGCAACCTGCCGCCAGTGCGACGCCCATCGCAATCGTGGCGCTGATCCTGGCCGCCGCCGGACTGGCGCTGGCGCTTGGCAGGGCCGCGCCGGCTTTTCGCGCCCGCAATGCGGTCGAAAGCATGGTCAAGGGCCTGCTGATCCTGTGTTCCAGCATCGCCATCCTGACCACCGCCGGGATCGTCTTTTCGATGCTGTTCGAAACCGGGCATTTCTTCCAGCAATATTCCTGGCGGGATTTCTTTTTCGGGACCACCTGGTCGCCGCGTTTTGGCGGCGGCTCGCAGCTTGGCATCCTGCCGCTGCTTTGGGGCACGCTCTATATCTCGCTGATCGCGCTCGTGGTTGCGGTGCCGATCGGCCTGTTCGCGGCGATCTACATGTCCGAATATGCCTCATCAAAGCTGCGCAGCTTCGCCAAGCCGCTGATCGAGGTGCTCGCCGGTATCCCGACCATCGTTTATGGTCTTTTCGCGCTGATTACCGTTGGTCCGATGCTGCGCGACTATTTCGCCCAGCCGCTGGGGCTGGGCAATTCCGGCTCGTCGGTGATGACGGCGGGACTTGTCATGGGCATCATGCTGATCCCCTTTGTCAGCTCGCTTTCGGATGACATCATCAACGCCGTCCCGCAATCCTTGCGCGACGGTGCGCTTGGCCTTGGCTCGACGCAATCGGAAACGGTGCGCAAGGTGGTGCTGCCCGCCGCCCTGCCGGGCATCGTTGGCGCCGTGCTGCTGGCCGCCTCGCGCGCCATCGGCGAAACGATGATCGTCGTGCTGGGGGCAGGGGCCGCGGCACGCATGGATCTGAACCCGTTCGAGGCGATGACCACCATCACCGTCAAGATCGTCAGCCAGTTGACCGGCGACAACGATTTTGCCGCCCCCGAGACGCTGGTCGCCTTTGCCCTTGGCCTGACGCTTTTCGTCATCACGCTAGGGCTGAACATCGTCGCCCTTTACGTTGTGCGCAAATACCGGGAGCAGTACGAATGAGCGACGCAACCTTGAACGGCGCGCAGCCCCGGCCCAAGCTTCTGGCGGCCGATGCGCATACCCGCAAGCGCAACGCCGCCGAAAGACGTTTTCGTGCCTATGGCCTGGGCGCCATCGCGATCTCGATGGTGATGCTGGTGATCCTGCTGTTCACCATCATCACCGGCGGCATGGGGGCCTTTCGCCAGACCTTTCTGCAAATCCCGGTGATGCTGGATGCGGCGCAACTGGACAAGAATGGCAACCGCGACCCCGATGACATCCGCAAGGTCCTGACCCTGACCTATGGCAAGATCCTGCAACAATCGCTGGAACAGACCATTGTCGACAGGGGTATCGTCATCGACGATCTGTCGGACAAGGATGTTGCCGGGCTGATTTCCAAAGAGGCCTCGGCCCAGTTGCGCAACCGCGTGCTGGCCGATCCCGAACTGATCGGCCAGACGGTCGATACCCGCGTGCTGGTGAATGGCCGTGTGGATGGCTATTTCAAGGGCCGCGTCACCATGGAAAGTGCTGCGCGCGACGCCAACACCTCGCCCGCGCAGCTTGAGCTTGCCAATGCGCTCAAGGCAGAGGGGCTGCTGGCGACAAAGTGGAACTGGGCTTTCCTGAC
Coding sequences within:
- the pstC gene encoding phosphate ABC transporter permease subunit PstC; protein product: MPVSWTLLIVVALACAGYLVARARVIALAGGDVRQLHSRPSYHGWNAALLTALPALFLIALWRFLQPAASATPIAIVALILAAAGLALALGRAAPAFRARNAVESMVKGLLILCSSIAILTTAGIVFSMLFETGHFFQQYSWRDFFFGTTWSPRFGGGSQLGILPLLWGTLYISLIALVVAVPIGLFAAIYMSEYASSKLRSFAKPLIEVLAGIPTIVYGLFALITVGPMLRDYFAQPLGLGNSGSSVMTAGLVMGIMLIPFVSSLSDDIINAVPQSLRDGALGLGSTQSETVRKVVLPAALPGIVGAVLLAASRAIGETMIVVLGAGAAARMDLNPFEAMTTITVKIVSQLTGDNDFAAPETLVAFALGLTLFVITLGLNIVALYVVRKYREQYE